One window of Alphaproteobacteria bacterium genomic DNA carries:
- a CDS encoding class I SAM-dependent methyltransferase: MAKGKVEAPVEVYDDMYESETAYSRPYNKSLYYPMFLKVLEELKRLSTTNVLEVGCGGGIFAQMLIEHSDIQYRGFDFSVNGIKKAMERNAGSDLFSIGNALDEASYFGPFDTIVCTEVLEHIERDLDVVRLWPHGVNCVCSVPNFDYPTHVRVFKDESDVLNRYGELIDIDSITRVARPLFKGQTLQGYFQELRWKRDKPARFLAMLGYKVFENYAGWFVFSGKRK; the protein is encoded by the coding sequence ATGGCAAAGGGTAAGGTTGAAGCACCTGTTGAAGTATATGACGATATGTATGAAAGCGAAACAGCATACAGCCGTCCATACAACAAGTCCCTATATTACCCTATGTTTCTGAAAGTACTGGAAGAGTTAAAGCGGCTTTCCACGACAAACGTCCTTGAAGTCGGATGTGGCGGCGGCATTTTCGCGCAAATGCTTATCGAGCACTCGGATATTCAGTATCGAGGCTTCGATTTCAGCGTGAACGGCATTAAAAAAGCCATGGAACGGAATGCGGGATCCGATTTGTTTTCGATCGGAAACGCGCTGGATGAGGCTAGTTATTTCGGACCATTTGATACGATTGTCTGCACTGAAGTTCTTGAGCATATTGAACGCGATCTGGATGTCGTGCGTCTATGGCCACACGGCGTTAATTGCGTCTGCAGCGTCCCCAACTTTGACTACCCCACACACGTCAGGGTTTTTAAAGATGAAAGCGACGTGTTAAATCGGTATGGAGAACTGATCGACATCGACAGCATTACTCGGGTTGCCCGGCCATTATTTAAGGGTCAGACATTGCAAGGATACTTTCAGGAGTTGCGCTGGAAACGCGATAAGCCTGCACGTTTTCTGGCGATGCTTGGATACAAGGTATTCGAGAATTACGCGGGGTGGTTCGTTTTTTCGGGCAAAAGAAAATAG
- a CDS encoding SMP-30/gluconolactonase/LRE family protein, with protein MPGANPSAGWRDLPRYPDPAIEVLDERFRQYAIFNAPVERLYTGCRWSEGPVWFGDGRYLLWSDIPNNRILKWEEETGAVSVFRRPTDFSNGNTRDRQGRLVTCQHGGRRMVRTEHDGTISVLMDSWQGKPLNSPNDVVVKSDGSVWFTDPVFGILGNYEGHRAESENRQAVYRLDTETGQAMIVADDVLGPNGLCFSPDESILHIVESRGEPTRKILAYDVGPDGRTLSGKRVHIDAGPGGTPDGMRCDMDGNLWCGWGMGSPERDGVLVFAPDGAKIGRIALPERCANVCFGGLHRNRLFMAASQSLYAVFVNTQGVAGG; from the coding sequence ATGCCAGGCGCCAATCCCAGCGCGGGCTGGCGCGACCTTCCGCGATACCCGGACCCCGCGATAGAGGTCCTGGACGAACGCTTCCGGCAATACGCCATCTTCAACGCCCCGGTGGAGCGGCTGTACACGGGGTGCCGCTGGTCGGAAGGTCCGGTCTGGTTTGGCGATGGCCGCTACCTGCTGTGGAGCGATATTCCCAATAACCGCATCCTGAAATGGGAGGAGGAAACCGGCGCGGTCAGCGTGTTCCGCCGTCCGACCGATTTTTCCAACGGCAACACCCGCGACCGGCAGGGCCGGCTGGTCACCTGCCAGCATGGCGGCCGCCGCATGGTCCGCACCGAACATGACGGCACGATCTCCGTGCTGATGGATTCCTGGCAGGGCAAGCCGCTGAATTCGCCGAACGACGTGGTGGTGAAATCCGATGGCTCGGTCTGGTTCACCGACCCAGTCTTCGGCATCCTGGGCAATTACGAAGGCCACAGGGCGGAATCGGAAAACCGGCAGGCCGTATACCGGCTCGATACCGAAACGGGACAGGCGATGATCGTTGCCGACGACGTGCTGGGCCCGAACGGGTTGTGTTTTTCGCCCGACGAATCGATCCTGCATATCGTGGAATCGCGCGGCGAACCGACCCGCAAGATCCTCGCCTATGATGTCGGGCCGGACGGCAGGACGCTATCCGGCAAGCGGGTGCATATCGATGCCGGCCCCGGCGGCACGCCCGACGGCATGCGCTGCGACATGGACGGCAATCTGTGGTGCGGCTGGGGCATGGGCAGCCCCGAACGGGACGGTGTGCTGGTTTTTGCCCCGGACGGGGCGAAGATCGGCCGCATCGCCCTGCCGGAACGCTGCGCCAATGTGTGCTTCGGCGGCCTGCACCGCAACCGGCTGTTCATGGCCGCCAGCCAGTCGCTCTATGCCGTCTTCGTCAACACCCAGGGAGTCGCCGGCGGCTGA
- a CDS encoding SMP-30/gluconolactonase/LRE family protein translates to MPSDTPLSAGWREFPRYPDPAIIVLDERFRKYTIFSAAVERLHTGGRFSEGPVWFGDARHLLWSDIPNNRIMKWDEESGHVSVYRSPAGHANGHTRDRQGRLITCEHSGRRVTRTEFDGAITVLMDRFEGKQLNSPNDVVVKSDESIWFTDPPFGILGNYTGIKGEQELPERIYRIDGQTGAVTVLADDIAGPNGLCFSPDESILYVVESRGNPTRKLLAYDVSVDGKSIANKRTFINAGTGTPDGMRCDIDGNLWCGWGMGNAEEDGVRIFAPDGDPIGHISLPERCANVCFGGAKRNRLFMAASRSLYAVYVNTQGVEGG, encoded by the coding sequence ATGCCGTCAGACACCCCCCTCAGCGCCGGGTGGCGCGAATTTCCCCGCTATCCCGACCCCGCCATCATCGTCCTCGACGAGCGGTTCCGCAAATACACGATCTTCAGCGCCGCTGTGGAACGGCTGCATACCGGCGGCCGGTTTTCCGAAGGCCCGGTCTGGTTCGGCGATGCCCGCCATCTGCTGTGGAGCGACATTCCCAATAACCGGATCATGAAATGGGACGAGGAATCCGGCCATGTCAGCGTCTATCGGTCGCCGGCCGGCCATGCCAACGGTCATACGCGCGACCGGCAGGGTCGGCTGATCACCTGCGAACACAGCGGCCGCCGGGTTACCCGCACCGAATTCGACGGCGCCATAACGGTACTGATGGACCGTTTCGAGGGCAAGCAACTGAACTCCCCCAACGATGTCGTGGTCAAATCCGATGAATCGATCTGGTTCACCGACCCGCCTTTCGGGATCCTCGGCAATTACACCGGGATCAAGGGCGAACAGGAATTGCCGGAGCGGATTTACCGGATCGACGGGCAGACCGGTGCGGTTACTGTTCTGGCGGACGATATCGCCGGACCGAACGGGCTATGCTTTTCGCCCGATGAGAGCATCCTTTACGTAGTCGAATCCCGCGGCAATCCGACACGAAAGCTGCTGGCGTATGACGTTTCGGTCGATGGCAAATCCATTGCCAACAAGCGGACCTTCATCAATGCCGGCACCGGCACGCCGGACGGCATGCGCTGCGACATCGACGGCAATCTGTGGTGCGGCTGGGGTATGGGAAACGCCGAAGAGGACGGCGTGCGAATCTTCGCGCCGGACGGCGACCCCATCGGCCATATCTCGCTGCCGGAACGCTGCGCCAATGTCTGTTTCGGTGGCGCGAAACGCAACCGGCTGTTCATGGCGGCCAGCCGGTCGCTCTATGCCGTATACGTGAATACGCAGGGCGTGGAAGGCGGCTGA